Proteins from one Cicer arietinum cultivar CDC Frontier isolate Library 1 chromosome 3, Cicar.CDCFrontier_v2.0, whole genome shotgun sequence genomic window:
- the LOC101511949 gene encoding ER lumen protein-retaining receptor produces MNIFRLAGDMTHLFSVLVLLLKIHTIKSCAGVSLKTQELYALVFAARYLDIFTNYISLYNTVMKLIFLGSSFSIVWYMRYHKIVRRSYDKDQDTFRHYFLILPCLLLALLINEKFTFKEVMWTFSLYLEAVAILPQLVLLQRTRNIDNLTGQYVFLLGAYRALYILNWVYRYFTEPHFVHWITWVSGLVQTLLYADFFYYYFQSWKNNQKLHLPA; encoded by the exons ATGAATATTTTCAGATTAGCTGGGGATATGACCCATTTGTTCAGTGTCCTCGTCCTTCTTCTCAAGATCCACACTATCAAATCCTGTGCTG GTGTCTCGTTGAAAACCCAAGAACTCTACGCACTTGTTTTCGCCGCACGTTACTTAGATATCTTTACAAATTACATATCTCTATATAATACTGTTATGAAGTTGATATTCTTGGGAAGCTCATTTTCTATTGTATGGTACATGAGGTACCACAAAATTGTTCGTAGATCATACGACAAAGATCAGGATACCTTCCGTCACTACTTTCTCATATTGCCCTGCTTACTGTTGGCCCTACTTATCAATGAGAAATTTACATTTAAGGAG GTGATGTGGACATTTTCCCTGTATTTGGAAGCTGTTGCTATACTTCCTCAGCTGGTACTGCTACAGAGAACTAGAAACATTGACAATTTGACAGGACAATATGTCTTTCTTCTTGG TGCGTACAGAGCACTATACATTCTCAACTGGGTGTATCGCTACTTCACTGAGCCCCACTTTGTCCATTGGATAA CATGGGTTTCTGGGCTTGTTCAAACACTGCTATATGCTGACTTCTTCTATTACTATTTCCAAAG TTGGAAGAACAACCAAAAGCTTCATTTGCCAGCATGA